The following proteins are encoded in a genomic region of Halococcus salifodinae DSM 8989:
- a CDS encoding branched-chain amino acid ABC transporter permease encodes MSLLAETVRILLNGLQTGAIYVLLAIGLSIILGTLKFVNFAHGALYVVGLYVGLLVSQETTFSQGQLAEFGFGTLGLDMGFLAALIIVPIIVFVLGMAMERFVARPFYDRPDTDQILLTFGLAIVVQQALRVLFGGNSQSFAQPAWASGAVQLPLVGGFPQWRLWVIVITAVLVVLVYALIEFTDFGLTVRAGTQDSEMVQLLGIKITRPYIAVFGIGAALAGVAGVVGGPLTVVNPTVGTDVLVPAFLTVVIGGLGSIRGAVLGGLILGITQSFLIQWSLVIPALGINYGLAPWSQVGIYAIAAIILLVRPQGLLGSEVDIS; translated from the coding sequence ATGAGCCTCCTTGCCGAAACGGTCCGCATTCTCCTCAACGGCCTCCAGACGGGGGCGATCTACGTGCTGTTGGCGATCGGGCTGTCGATCATCCTCGGCACGCTCAAGTTCGTGAACTTCGCCCACGGCGCGCTGTACGTCGTGGGACTCTACGTCGGCCTTCTGGTCTCCCAGGAAACGACGTTCTCGCAGGGACAGCTCGCCGAGTTCGGATTCGGCACGCTCGGGCTCGACATGGGATTTCTGGCCGCGTTGATCATCGTCCCAATCATCGTTTTCGTGCTCGGGATGGCGATGGAACGGTTCGTCGCACGACCGTTTTACGACCGCCCCGACACCGACCAGATCCTCCTCACCTTCGGGCTCGCGATCGTGGTTCAGCAGGCTCTCAGGGTGCTTTTCGGCGGCAACAGTCAAAGCTTCGCCCAGCCCGCGTGGGCGTCAGGGGCGGTGCAGCTGCCGCTGGTCGGCGGGTTCCCCCAGTGGCGGCTCTGGGTGATCGTCATCACGGCAGTGTTGGTTGTGCTCGTGTACGCGCTGATCGAGTTCACCGACTTCGGGCTCACCGTGAGAGCGGGCACCCAGGATTCGGAGATGGTCCAACTCCTCGGGATCAAGATCACGCGGCCGTACATCGCGGTGTTCGGTATCGGTGCCGCGCTGGCTGGCGTCGCCGGCGTCGTCGGTGGCCCGCTGACCGTCGTCAACCCGACCGTCGGGACCGACGTTCTCGTGCCAGCGTTCCTCACGGTCGTCATCGGCGGGCTCGGCAGCATCAGAGGCGCGGTGCTTGGCGGGCTGATCCTCGGGATCACGCAGTCGTTCCTGATCCAGTGGAGCCTCGTGATCCCCGCGCTCGGGATCAACTACGGGCTCGCGCCGTGGTCCCAGGTCGGGATCTACGCGATCGCCGCGATCATCCTCCTCGTGCGTCCTCAGGGCCTGCTCGGCAGCGAGGTGGATATCTCATGA
- a CDS encoding substrate-binding protein, whose protein sequence is MRREDTGQTRRDVLKLAGASGTVGIAGLAGCLGGGGDGNDSSGGGNGSGGGGGGSNGSGGGGNGSGGGGNGSGGGGGDYPSLGNFPIEGDTAMFGLTVPQSGSYQAEGASELNAYKLAINHLNNGGGWVGNFEDLSGDGVLGKQIDFVEGDTATDPDTARNAASRMINRDNVIMFTGGSSSAVAIALESLAQQEKVLYQCCLTHSNATTGKDCRRYAFREMFNAYTTAQALVPPVTEEYGDDLNFYQLYADYTWGQSVQSSMKQFFEEAGWTEVGNTATPLGTSDFSSYLSEAQSSDADVLFLDEYGLDGANSLKQAVNQGLTENMEIVVPLYNQLVAGNAKQAIPGVFGTTAWDPGIDNEPSNTFADAFQQEYGNPPPGVAQLAYAQILQYAAAAERAGTFYPPEVIRQLEGYEYNNIGLGQEVMRKCDHQAQRAVPVVQGKQTGDQSEGDLLDLVNLVPSDQVGYDCNTGPAAECELGSYE, encoded by the coding sequence ATGCGACGCGAGGACACAGGACAGACCCGCCGTGACGTGCTCAAACTGGCCGGTGCATCGGGAACCGTCGGTATCGCCGGTTTGGCAGGCTGTCTCGGCGGTGGTGGCGACGGAAACGACTCCAGTGGTGGCGGTAACGGTTCCGGCGGTGGCGGCGGTGGAAGCAACGGGTCCGGTGGTGGTGGTAACGGTTCCGGCGGTGGTGGTAACGGTTCCGGCGGTGGCGGCGGGGATTACCCGTCACTCGGCAACTTCCCGATCGAAGGCGATACCGCGATGTTCGGGCTCACCGTCCCCCAGAGCGGGTCCTACCAAGCAGAGGGCGCGAGCGAACTCAACGCGTACAAACTCGCCATCAACCATCTCAACAACGGCGGCGGCTGGGTCGGCAACTTCGAGGACCTCAGCGGTGATGGCGTGCTCGGCAAGCAGATCGACTTCGTAGAGGGCGACACAGCGACCGACCCCGACACGGCACGGAACGCCGCCAGCCGGATGATCAATCGGGACAACGTGATCATGTTCACCGGCGGGTCGTCGAGTGCAGTGGCGATCGCGCTCGAATCGCTGGCCCAACAGGAGAAGGTGCTGTACCAGTGTTGTCTCACCCACTCGAACGCCACGACCGGAAAGGACTGCCGGCGGTACGCCTTCCGGGAGATGTTCAACGCATACACGACCGCACAGGCACTCGTGCCACCGGTGACGGAGGAGTACGGGGACGACCTGAACTTCTACCAGCTCTACGCCGACTACACGTGGGGCCAGAGCGTCCAGTCGTCGATGAAGCAGTTCTTCGAGGAGGCCGGCTGGACCGAGGTCGGCAACACGGCGACGCCGCTGGGAACCTCCGATTTCTCCTCGTACCTCTCGGAGGCCCAAAGCTCGGACGCGGACGTGCTGTTCCTCGACGAGTACGGGCTCGACGGTGCGAACTCGCTCAAGCAGGCCGTCAACCAGGGTCTGACGGAGAACATGGAAATCGTCGTCCCGCTGTACAACCAGCTGGTGGCCGGTAACGCGAAACAGGCGATCCCGGGCGTGTTCGGGACGACCGCGTGGGATCCGGGGATCGACAACGAGCCATCGAACACGTTCGCCGACGCGTTCCAGCAGGAGTATGGCAACCCACCACCGGGCGTCGCACAGCTCGCGTACGCACAGATCCTCCAGTACGCGGCCGCCGCCGAACGCGCTGGGACGTTCTACCCGCCGGAAGTCATCCGACAGCTCGAGGGTTACGAGTACAACAACATCGGTCTGGGCCAGGAAGTGATGCGGAAATGCGACCACCAGGCTCAACGGGCGGTCCCGGTCGTCCAGGGGAAACAGACCGGCGACCAGAGCGAGGGCGACCTGCTGGATCTCGTCAACCTCGTCCCCAGCGACCAGGTCGGCTACGACTGCAACACCGGCCCGGCGGCCGAGTGCGAGCTCGGCAGCTACGAGTAG